One Prolixibacteraceae bacterium DNA segment encodes these proteins:
- a CDS encoding LytTR family DNA-binding domain-containing protein yields the protein MMRIAIVEDEIPAQRLLSKYLIELVPDAEIVAVLGSVKESINWFHENRDPDILFLDVQLGDGMGFEILEKVRTESLIVYTTAYDQYAVKAFESNAVDYLLKPLKLKDLKRCLGQLEQKTKLLRRLFDVNPIDNVFKETNSQNTSKRKHFLLEQKGAWYTLSVEKIAYFYIDDNATYACEFNGKRHVILESLGQIMLGLDKSDYYRVNRQFVVHIRAIEKVENWFRGKLVVVTSPKHHSRITVGRDKSVSFRQWLNQ from the coding sequence ATGATGAGAATAGCGATTGTAGAAGATGAAATACCTGCGCAAAGACTTCTATCGAAATATTTAATTGAGTTGGTTCCTGATGCTGAAATTGTTGCAGTATTGGGTAGTGTTAAAGAGTCGATAAATTGGTTTCATGAAAATCGTGATCCAGATATTTTGTTTCTTGATGTACAATTGGGGGATGGTATGGGGTTTGAAATTCTTGAGAAAGTGCGTACTGAATCTCTAATCGTCTACACTACAGCTTATGATCAATATGCTGTGAAGGCATTTGAATCTAATGCGGTCGATTATCTTCTAAAGCCACTTAAGTTGAAAGACCTGAAGAGATGTTTGGGGCAGTTGGAACAGAAAACAAAATTGTTGAGACGTTTGTTTGATGTCAATCCTATTGATAATGTGTTTAAAGAGACAAATTCGCAGAATACTTCAAAGAGAAAACATTTCTTATTAGAACAAAAAGGTGCTTGGTATACTCTTTCTGTGGAGAAAATAGCTTACTTCTATATTGATGATAATGCGACATATGCTTGCGAATTTAATGGCAAGAGACATGTGATTTTAGAGAGCCTAGGACAGATTATGTTAGGTTTAGATAAATCAGACTACTATAGAGTAAATCGACAATTTGTTGTTCATATACGTGCCATTGAGAAGGTGGAAAACTGGTTTCGTGGAAAATTGGTTGTTGTTACTTCTCCGAAACATCATTCGAGAATTACTGTCGGAAGAGATAAGTCGGTATCATTTAGACAATGGCTTAACCAATAG
- a CDS encoding sigma-54 dependent transcriptional regulator: protein MKEGNILIIDDNSSILTTLEMLLTGHFKQIITLKKPNHILSYITQYDIEVILLDMNFSAGINTGNEGVFWLNQIIEKFPHISVIMITAYGDIDLAVRTIKNGAFDFILKPWNNEKVISTTHAALKLSQSQRKNQSLKKESERLKAACNQQEEEIIGRSTAMKEVIKIAQKIAGTDANILITGENGTGKEVFAKYIHTLSQRRNSLIVTVDMGAISSTLFESELFGHTRGSFTGATKDRMGKMEAAHEGTLFLDEIGNLSMDLQAKLLSVIQTKTITKLGSNDPKPLDIRLICATNINIPTQIANQQFREDLFYRINTIQIELPPLRDRGHDIILLANNFLNIFGLKYNKSHLHLSTKVQKQILDYGWPGNIRELKHCMEKAAILADKPQIDHVDLQTYHANTQDDLKLLDLDLDQLEKKIISQQLEAEDGNMSKVATKLGVTRQTLYNKLKKHNL from the coding sequence ATGAAGGAAGGAAATATCTTAATTATCGACGACAATTCAAGTATCTTAACAACATTAGAAATGTTGTTAACAGGACACTTTAAACAGATAATTACTCTAAAAAAACCCAATCATATTCTCTCCTATATTACCCAATATGATATAGAAGTGATCCTTCTTGACATGAACTTCTCTGCTGGAATTAATACAGGCAATGAAGGGGTATTTTGGCTAAATCAGATAATTGAGAAATTTCCTCATATCAGTGTTATTATGATAACTGCATATGGAGATATAGATCTAGCAGTAAGAACGATAAAAAATGGTGCATTTGACTTTATTCTTAAACCTTGGAATAATGAAAAAGTCATCTCCACAACACATGCAGCACTCAAGCTAAGTCAAAGTCAAAGAAAGAATCAGTCTCTTAAGAAGGAAAGTGAAAGATTAAAGGCTGCCTGTAATCAACAAGAAGAGGAGATAATTGGACGCTCCACAGCAATGAAAGAGGTAATAAAGATTGCACAAAAAATCGCAGGCACCGATGCCAACATATTGATAACAGGTGAAAATGGCACAGGTAAGGAGGTCTTTGCAAAATATATCCACACACTATCACAACGAAGAAACTCATTGATTGTCACAGTAGATATGGGAGCGATCTCTTCTACGCTATTCGAAAGTGAACTATTTGGACACACAAGAGGGTCATTTACTGGTGCAACTAAAGATAGAATGGGAAAGATGGAGGCAGCACATGAAGGGACACTATTTTTGGATGAGATAGGAAACCTATCAATGGATCTTCAAGCAAAACTTCTTTCAGTTATTCAAACCAAGACAATCACCAAACTAGGTAGTAATGATCCCAAACCTTTAGACATACGACTTATTTGTGCGACAAATATCAATATCCCCACCCAGATTGCAAATCAACAGTTTAGGGAAGACCTTTTTTATCGTATTAATACCATCCAAATAGAGCTACCTCCTTTGAGAGATAGAGGTCATGATATTATATTATTAGCCAATAATTTTCTAAATATCTTTGGTTTAAAATACAACAAAAGTCATCTACATTTAAGCACAAAAGTACAGAAACAGATACTTGACTATGGATGGCCTGGTAATATTAGAGAGTTAAAACATTGTATGGAAAAGGCTGCTATTCTCGCAGATAAACCACAGATTGATCATGTGGATCTTCAGACCTATCATGCAAATACACAAGATGATCTAAAACTATTAGATTTAGACCTTGACCAATTGGAGAAAAAAATAATCTCACAACAGTTAGAGGCAGAAGATGGTAATATGTCTAAAGTTGCAACAAAACTAGGAGTTACAAGACAAACCCTCTATAATAAATTAAAAAAACATAACCTATGA
- a CDS encoding transposase, with protein sequence MIIKDKDFNLIKIYDLICYYFDELRYYCERFSNNNSPCFTDQEVMTIYLFGVQYQEYTKINQIHKFACDYLSDWFPNLGSYQAFCNRLNRLAGAFTRLSELLLEDTQPNDCIIDQCLLDSMPIITCSGKRKGKVANEVTNKGYCSTKGVYYYGMKLHMLGIRRQDALPFPEQVLFTPASVNDIVVYKERWSEMRNRTFFGDKIYMHNEFNQQVKNQYNSEMLTPIKAIKGMPLIIKQRIKAADDLYNRAVSKIRQPIEAMFSWLIEKTDIQRASKVRSTKGLMVHAFGKLTATFLNYVLNP encoded by the coding sequence ATGATAATCAAGGATAAGGACTTCAATTTAATAAAAATATACGATCTAATTTGTTATTATTTCGATGAGTTAAGATATTATTGTGAACGATTTAGTAACAATAACTCCCCTTGCTTTACTGATCAAGAGGTGATGACAATATATCTTTTTGGTGTTCAATATCAAGAATACACCAAGATAAATCAGATTCATAAATTTGCATGTGATTACTTGTCTGACTGGTTTCCAAATTTAGGATCTTATCAAGCATTTTGTAATCGCCTTAATCGTTTAGCTGGAGCTTTTACAAGATTGTCTGAATTATTACTTGAAGACACTCAGCCTAATGATTGTATTATCGATCAATGTTTACTTGATTCGATGCCAATTATAACGTGTTCTGGCAAACGAAAAGGCAAGGTGGCCAATGAAGTAACCAATAAAGGCTATTGCTCTACGAAAGGAGTTTACTATTATGGCATGAAGCTTCATATGCTGGGGATAAGACGACAAGATGCTTTACCATTTCCAGAGCAAGTCCTTTTTACTCCTGCATCTGTGAACGATATTGTCGTTTACAAGGAGAGATGGTCAGAAATGCGGAACAGAACCTTCTTTGGAGATAAAATTTACATGCATAATGAATTTAACCAACAAGTGAAGAATCAGTATAATTCAGAAATGTTGACACCTATTAAGGCAATAAAAGGGATGCCCTTGATAATCAAACAAAGAATAAAAGCAGCAGATGATTTGTATAATAGAGCTGTATCTAAAATTAGACAACCTATTGAAGCAATGTTCTCTTGGCTAATCGAAAAAACAGATATACAAAGAGCTAGTAAGGTAAGGTCTACAAAAGGATTAATGGTACATGCATTCGGTAAACTAACTGCAACGTTTCTTAATTATGTTTTGAACCCTTGA
- the ilvD gene encoding dihydroxy-acid dehydratase, producing the protein MHKKLRSSTTTEGRRMAGARSLWRANGMKEEHFGKPIIAIVNSFTQMVPGHVHLHHIGQEVKKIVESQGCFAAEFNTIAIDDGIAMGHDGMLYSLPSREVIADSVEYMCNAHKVDAMICISNCDKITPGMLMASMRLNIPTIFVSGGPMEAGEMDGEHYDLVDAMVKGADNNYDDQKLAELEQSACPTCGSCSGMFTANSMNCLTEALGLSLPGNGTVVATHANRKKLFEQAAHRIVEMAYDYYEHGNENVLPRAIANRDAFMNAMTLDIAMGGSTNTVLHLLAIAHEAEVQFDMHDMDRLSRKVPCLCKVSPNSSYHIQDVNRAGGVLGILAELDRGSLLNTSVYRTDGETLKSVLEKYDICSDNVQKDALSLYHSAPGYIGRNLVMGSQEKAYEVLDLDREGGCIRSVEHAYYQDGGLAVLFGNIAKDGCIVKTAGVDASAFEFNGTAKVFESQEDACNGILSDTVQAGDVVIIRYEGPKGGPGMQEMLYPTSYLKSMQLGKVCALLTDGRFSGGTSGLSIGHASPEAAAGGLIALVEDGDPVRIDIPNRSIELDVPQDILDQRRQKEEARGDQAYTPSHRDRKVSTALKAYSKLVSSADKGAVRLV; encoded by the coding sequence ATGCATAAAAAACTTAGAAGTAGTACCACAACCGAAGGAAGACGAATGGCCGGGGCTAGAAGTCTTTGGAGAGCCAATGGAATGAAAGAGGAACATTTTGGTAAGCCGATTATAGCCATTGTAAATTCGTTTACCCAAATGGTTCCAGGTCATGTTCATCTTCATCATATTGGTCAAGAGGTCAAGAAAATCGTTGAGTCTCAAGGATGCTTTGCAGCCGAATTTAACACCATTGCCATTGATGACGGTATCGCAATGGGACATGATGGAATGTTGTATTCTCTGCCTTCTAGAGAGGTTATTGCTGATAGTGTGGAGTATATGTGTAATGCCCATAAAGTGGATGCAATGATTTGTATTTCAAATTGTGATAAGATTACTCCTGGTATGTTGATGGCATCCATGCGTCTAAATATTCCAACGATCTTTGTTTCTGGTGGACCTATGGAAGCAGGGGAGATGGATGGAGAGCATTATGATTTGGTAGATGCGATGGTTAAGGGTGCTGATAATAACTACGATGACCAAAAATTAGCCGAGTTAGAACAGAGTGCTTGTCCAACTTGTGGTTCTTGTTCTGGGATGTTTACTGCGAATTCAATGAATTGTTTGACTGAGGCTTTGGGACTTTCTTTGCCTGGAAATGGAACGGTGGTTGCGACCCATGCAAATCGTAAAAAGCTTTTTGAACAAGCTGCTCATCGTATCGTAGAGATGGCATATGATTACTATGAACATGGCAATGAGAATGTATTGCCAAGAGCTATTGCTAATAGAGATGCCTTTATGAATGCAATGACTTTGGATATAGCTATGGGAGGATCTACTAATACGGTACTTCACTTATTGGCTATTGCACATGAAGCAGAAGTTCAATTTGATATGCATGATATGGATAGGCTTTCTCGAAAAGTTCCCTGTTTATGTAAAGTGTCTCCAAACTCTAGCTATCACATCCAAGATGTAAATAGAGCCGGAGGGGTCCTTGGGATTCTTGCTGAATTAGATAGAGGCTCTTTATTGAACACCTCGGTATATCGAACGGATGGCGAAACATTAAAATCAGTACTAGAGAAATATGATATATGTAGCGATAATGTGCAAAAAGATGCATTGAGTCTTTATCATTCTGCTCCAGGTTATATTGGACGCAACTTAGTGATGGGATCTCAAGAAAAAGCTTACGAAGTTTTAGATCTTGACAGAGAGGGGGGTTGTATCCGTTCTGTGGAGCATGCTTATTACCAAGATGGAGGACTTGCTGTATTGTTTGGAAATATTGCGAAAGATGGTTGTATTGTTAAAACTGCCGGAGTAGATGCTTCTGCTTTTGAATTTAATGGAACAGCAAAAGTTTTTGAGTCTCAGGAAGATGCATGTAATGGTATTTTAAGTGATACAGTACAGGCTGGAGATGTTGTAATCATTCGATATGAAGGACCTAAAGGAGGACCAGGTATGCAAGAGATGTTGTATCCTACTTCCTACCTTAAGTCGATGCAATTAGGCAAAGTTTGTGCACTATTAACAGATGGTCGTTTTTCAGGAGGTACATCTGGATTGTCTATAGGACATGCCTCTCCAGAAGCAGCAGCTGGTGGTTTGATCGCATTGGTAGAAGATGGTGATCCTGTTCGTATTGACATTCCTAATCGATCTATTGAACTAGATGTTCCACAAGATATTTTAGATCAAAGACGACAAAAAGAGGAGGCACGAGGAGATCAAGCTTATACACCTTCCCATAGAGATCGAAAAGTGTCAACTGCGCTTAAAGCATATTCAAAATTAGTTTCATCAGCAGATAAAGGTGCTGTGAGATTAGTATAA